From a single Ailuropoda melanoleuca isolate Jingjing chromosome 12, ASM200744v2, whole genome shotgun sequence genomic region:
- the SDR42E1 gene encoding short-chain dehydrogenase/reductase family 42E member 1, whose amino-acid sequence MDFQKSPKETVLITGGGGYFGFRLGCALNQRGFYVILFDISSPAHAIPEGIKFIHGDIRHLSDVEKAFQDVDVTCVYHIASYGMSGREQLNRSLIEEVNVGGTDNILQVCRRRGVPRFVYTSTFNVIFGGQVIRNGDESLPYLPLHLHPDHYSRTKSIAEKKVLEADGTSLVRRDGVLRTCALRPAGIYGPGEQRHLPRIVSYIERGLFKFVYGDPRSLVEFVHVDNLVQAHILASEALKADKGHVASGQPYFVSDGRPVNNFEFFRPLVEGLGYTFPSIRLPLTLIYCFAFLTEMVHFILGRFYNFQPFLTRTEVYKTGVTHYFSLEKAKKELGYEAQPFDLQEVVEWFKAHGHGRSPGSRDSECLVWDCLVVLLLAIAVLTWLPASVVLSL is encoded by the exons ATGGACTTCCAAAAATCTCCAAAGGAAACTGTCCTCATTACAGGAGGAGGTGGCTATTTTGGTTTCCG CCTAGGCTGTGCTCTGAACCAGAGAGGATTCTATGTGATTCTGTTTGACATCAGCAGCCCTGCTCATGCCATTCCAGAAGGAATCAAGTTTATCCATGGAGACATTCGCCACCTCTCCGACGTGGAGAAAGCCTTCCAGGATGTGGATGTCACATGTGTGTACCATATTGCCTCTTACGGCATGTCAGGGCGGGAGCAGCTGAATCGGAGCCTGATTGAAGAAGTCAATGTGGGGGGCACAGACAACATCCTCCAGGTCTGCAGGAGGAGAGGAGTGCCAAGATTCGTTTACACCAGCACTTTCAATGTCATCTTTGGAGGTCAAGTTATCAGAAATGGAGATGAATCTCTGCCTTACCTACCTCTTCACCTCCATCCCGATCACTACTCTCGGACCAAATCTATTGCAGAGAAGAAGGTGCTGGAGGCCGATGGTACCAGCCTGGTAAGACGTGACGGTGTCTTAAGAACCTGTGCTCTGCGGCCAGCCGGCATCTACGGGCCTGGAGAACAGAGGCACCTTCCCAGGATAGTGAGCTACATCGAGAGGGGTCTGTTCAAGTTTGTGTATGGGGATCCTAGGAGCCTGGTTGAATTTGTCCATGTGGATAACTTGGTACAGGCTCACATTCTGGCCTCAGAGGCTCTGAAAGCTGACAAGGGCCACGTTGCCTCTGGACAGCCCTACTTCGTTTCAGATGGCAGACCCGTGAACAACTTTGAGTTCTTCCGGCCTTTGGTTGAGGGCCTAGGCTACACATTCCCGTCTATCCGCTTGCCACTGACCCTCATCTACTGCTTTGCTTTCCTAACAGAAATGGTTCACTTCATTTTGGGTCGATTCTACAACTTCCAGCCCTTCCTCACCCGCACAGAAGTTTACAAAACTGGCGTCACACATTACTTTAGCCTAGAGAAGGCCAAGAAGGAGCTCGGTTATGAAGCTCAGCCGTTTGACCTCCAGGAAGTAGTAGAATGGTTTAAAGCCCATGGTCATGGCAGAAGTCCTGGGAGTCGTGACTCTGAATGTCTTGTTTGGGACTGCCTGGTGGTCCTTCTCTTGGCTATAGCAGTTCTCACATGGCTGCCTGCTTCTGTGGTTCTGTCACTGTGA